Proteins co-encoded in one Cyanobacterium stanieri LEGE 03274 genomic window:
- the hemB gene encoding porphobilinogen synthase, with protein MPLYNLTNRPRRLRRTSALRAMVQETQLTVNDLIYPVFVMEGENLKQEIVSMPDCYRYSLDLLIKEVKEAYDLGIKAIALFPLVTDDKKDNEGTESYNPNGLVQRTIKAIKAEVPEITIITDVALDPYSPFGHDGIVVDGEILNDETVAVLAKMAVSQAQAGADMVAPSDMMDGRIGVIREALDEEGFTHVGIIAYSAKYASAYYGPFRDALESAPKFGDKKTYQMDIANSREAITEVELDIAEGADMVMVKPALAYLDIIRQVRDYTNIPVVAYNVSGEYAMIKAAAEKGWIDEKKIVLETLTSMKRAGSDLILTYFAKQVALMLK; from the coding sequence ATGCCCTTATATAACTTAACAAATCGTCCTCGCCGTCTGCGTCGCACTTCAGCATTACGGGCGATGGTACAAGAAACCCAGTTAACTGTTAATGATTTAATTTATCCCGTATTTGTGATGGAAGGGGAAAATCTCAAACAAGAGATTGTGTCGATGCCTGATTGTTATCGTTATAGTCTTGATTTATTGATCAAAGAAGTAAAAGAGGCTTATGATTTAGGTATAAAGGCGATCGCCCTTTTTCCCCTCGTCACCGATGACAAAAAAGACAACGAAGGCACCGAAAGCTATAACCCCAATGGATTAGTACAACGCACCATCAAAGCCATTAAAGCAGAAGTACCCGAAATCACCATTATCACCGATGTCGCCCTTGATCCTTATTCCCCATTCGGTCATGATGGTATCGTGGTAGATGGAGAAATTCTCAACGATGAAACCGTGGCGGTACTCGCCAAAATGGCAGTATCTCAAGCCCAAGCTGGGGCGGATATGGTTGCCCCCTCCGATATGATGGACGGTAGAATTGGGGTAATTCGTGAAGCCCTTGACGAAGAAGGGTTTACCCATGTGGGTATCATTGCTTATTCTGCCAAATATGCTTCTGCCTATTATGGCCCTTTCCGTGATGCCCTCGAATCCGCACCCAAATTTGGCGACAAAAAAACCTATCAAATGGACATTGCCAACTCCCGTGAAGCCATTACGGAAGTAGAATTGGATATTGCTGAAGGTGCAGACATGGTAATGGTTAAACCAGCCCTTGCTTACCTTGATATTATTCGTCAAGTGAGGGATTATACTAATATTCCTGTGGTTGCCTATAATGTTAGTGGTGAGTATGCCATGATTAAGGCAGCAGCGGAGAAAGGTTGGATTGATGAGAAAAAAATCGTCCTTGAAACTCTTACAAGCATGAAAAGAGCAGGTTCGGATTTAATTTTAACTTATTTTGCTAAGCAAGTAGC